One Setaria italica strain Yugu1 chromosome II, Setaria_italica_v2.0, whole genome shotgun sequence DNA segment encodes these proteins:
- the LOC101769838 gene encoding uncharacterized protein LOC101769838 has product MASPSRPVRRRRKATESQQRSLLALSDDVLEEIFLRVGSPGDLARASTACVAFRRLIAGPGFLRRYRSLHPPLLLGFLDPGPGGGFQPAEAPHPNAPAARALARAAGFSFDYIPRGRGRRWHPRDVRDGRVLLYCSPDVQESIVFPDLAVCDPVSRRYLLVPRITDELLASVQVQKQHVQFFEAFLVPSGVEQKEEASFRVLGRACCMTKMVALVFSSGSSHWDVGTSESWDDLSLNARPFAEGLMLRWPSYAYGCFYWKVHLRNKLLKLDMSRMKFSIIDLPPGNADANVVIVETGEGRLGMIGNLNHVRGDTHVYYASKNEGDSNNEWRMAKTIPLPEHYNCCLVGAPEGYIFLLGVPKDKGTLGPACFSLGIKTLEIERVSQMGLNYRHVYPYFGFPPSMLPRMI; this is encoded by the coding sequence ATGGCGTCACCGTCCCGTCCGGTTCGGCGCCGCCGCAAAGCAACGGAGTCGCAGCAGAGGTCGCTGCTGGCCCTCTCGGATGATGTACTAGAGGAGATCTTCCTCCGCGTCGGCTCCCCTGGCGACCTCGCCCGCGCCTCCACCGCGTGCGTCGCCTTCCGCCGCCTCATCGCCGGCCCCGGCTTCCTCCGCCGCTACCGCTccctccacccgccgctcctcctcggctTCCTCGATCCCGGACCAGGAGGAGGATTCCAACCAGCCGAGGCGCCCCACCCCAACGCCCCTGCCGCCCGcgctctcgcccgcgccgccggcttcTCCTTCGACTACATCCCGCGCGGCAGAGGGCGCCGCTGGCATCCCCGCGACGTCCGCGACGGTCGCGTCCTCCTCTACTGCAGTCCTGATGTGCAGGAAAGCATCGTCTTCCCGGACCTCGCGGTGTGCGACCCTGTGTCCCGGCGGTACCTGCTTGTGCCTCGAATAACCGACGAGTTACTTGCCTCCGTCCAGGTCCAGAAACAACATGTGCAATTTTTTGAGGCCTTCCTTGTCCCGTCTGGAGTTGAACAGAAGGAGGAGGCATCATTCAGGGTCCTCGGCAGGGCGTGTTGCATGACAAAAATGGTGGCACTTGTCTTCTCTTCAGGCTCTAGCCACTGGGATGTCGGTACATCTGAAAGCTGGGATGATCTAAGCTTGAATGCACGACCGTTTGCAGAAGGCCTAATGCTTCGTTGGCCCAGCTATGCATATGGCTGCTTCTACTGGAAAGTACACTTAAGGAACAAGTTACTGAAGCTTGACATGAGCAGAATGAAGTTCTCCATTATTGACCTCCCGCCTGGCAATGCCGATGCGAATGTTGTCATTGTAGAGACAGGGGAAGGCAGGCTTGGGATGATTGGTAATTTAAATCATGTTCGCGGTGACACCCATGTATATTATGCTAGTAAAAATGAAGGTGACAGCAACAATGAGTGGCGGATGGCCAAAACAATCCCGTTGCCGGAACATTACAACTGTTGCCTTGTTGGTGCACCCGAAGGATACATTTTCCTTCTAGGCGTTCCAAAAGACAAAGGTACTCTAGGTCCAGCATGTTTTTCACTTGGCATTAAGACCTTAGAGATTGAGAGGGTCAGTCAGATGGGGCTCAACTATCGTCACGTGTATCCATATTTTGGGTTCCCACCATCCATGTTACCAAGAATGATATGA
- the LOC101771043 gene encoding polygalacturonase ADPG1 has translation MASRSLLATVCLLLLTLLGGTLVEARPAPRSPHRNAPRRHLWTTDAPEGSADGYPNTWYAHRKLGEKSKPPKNATTKGVQFDVGSFGATGDGQTDDTGAFQNAWAQACSSEQPAVLLVPAGKSYLVKETSLSGPCKSKVTFKLEGTLVAPEDKSGWSKQGHPHWVSFSNVDSLTVTGKGAMDGKGKTSWKNSCRRNHKMPCTFAPAALTFSSCNHLKVENIKLLNAPQIHLWVEFCSDVTLSRLTIASPGDSPENDGIHVAHSDGVRILGAKIKAGDDCISIAMGTTNLYATKIECGPGHGISVGSLGKGSTRAEVSNVTIDGAHVSGTLFGARIKTWQGGTGYARDIKFLNMVMDKVKNPIVIDQNYCTTSDPSKPKACSQKESAAVEISNVEFSNIRGTSVNRDAIRLHCSEAFPCRGVVLRDIELKTRGGDEKNAATSTCENAVLGETSNVSPAPCSSAATKEDLVPLGSEEDV, from the coding sequence ATGGCTTCGCGCTCGCTCCTCGCCACGGTTTGCCTGCTGCTCCTAACGCTGCTTGGCGGCACCCTCGTCGAAGCACGTCCAGCGCCACGGTCGCCGCACCGGAACGCACCAAGACGTCACCTCTGGACGACGGACGCGCCGGAGGGCAGTGCTGATGGCTACCCGAACACATGGTACGCGCACCGCAAACTCGGCGAGAAGAGCAAGCCCCCGAAGAACGCGACGACAAAGGGCGTCCAGTTCGACGTCGGCAGCTTCGGAGCCACAGGCGACGGTCAGACCGACGACACCGGCGCGTTCCAGAATGCCTGGGCCCAGGCCTGCTCCTCAGAACAACCCGCCGTCCTGCTCGTCCCCGCCGGAAAGAGCTACCTCGTCAAGGAGACCAGCCTGTCGGGGCCGTGCAAGTCCAAGGTCACGTTCAAGCTCGAGGGAACCCTGGTGGCTCCGGAGGACAAGTCGGGCTGGAGCAAGCAAGGCCACCCGCACTGGGTAAGCTTCAGCAACGTCGACAGCCTCACGGTGACCGGCAAGGGCGCCATGGACGGAAAGGGCAAGACGTCGTGGAAGAACTCGTGCCGCCGGAACCACAAGATGCCGTGCACCTtcgcgccggcggcgctcaCCTTCTCGTCGTGCAACCACCTCAAGGTGGAAAACATAAAGCTGCTCAACGCCCCGCAGATCCACCTCTGGGTGGAGTTCTGCAGCGACGTGACGCTGTCCCGCCTCACTATCGCGTCGCCCGGGGACAGTCCTGAGAACGATGGCATCCACGTGGCGCACAGCGACGGCGTCCGCATCCTGGGCGCCAAGATCAAGGCCGGCGACGACTGCATCTCGATCGCCATGGGCACGACGAACCTGTACGCTACCAAGATCGAGTGCGGGCCGGGGCACGGGATCAGCGTCGGGAGCCTCGGGAAAGGGAGCACCAGGGCCGAGGTGTCCAACGTCACCATCGACGGCGCGCACGTGTCGGGCACGCTGTTCGGGGCCAGGATCAAGACGTGGCAGGGGGGCACGGGGTACGCCAGGGACATCAAGTTCCTCAACATGGTGATGGACAAGGTGAAGAACCCCATCGTCATCGACCAGAACTACTGCACGACGTCGGACCCGTCCAAGCCAAAGGCGTGCAGCCAGAAGGAGTCCGCGGCGGTGGAGATCAGCAACGTGGAGTTCAGCAACATCAGGGGCACCAGCGTCAACAGGGATGCCATCAGGCTGCACTGCAGCGAGGCCTTCCCCTGCCGCGGCGTCGTGCTGCGGGACATCGAACTCAAGACGAGGGGAGGTGACGAGAAGAACGCCGCCACGAGCACCTGCGAGAACGCCGTGCTGGGCGAGACGAGCAACGTTTCGCCGGCGccgtgctcgtcggcggcgaccaAAGAGGATTTGGTTCCGCTAGGATCTGAAGAAGATGTCTGA
- the LOC101771829 gene encoding uncharacterized protein LOC101771829, with translation MGNYFKWLWRPQIFHSLQLRTPKPSIPFLPSPPLASRAGRILPCLEATEPPDRTPPALTSGLRADLARRYHRSIQPPLLLGFISAAGFQPAEAPHPSAAAARAVAGAADFSFDFVPRPTSLNHRWHPCDVRDGRVLVDCRRFTEDDDEEERLSLDLAVCDPLSRRYLLLPPMTDDLLASVGLRNQDMFNSGASFIPSEDMEDETSFSVMCWMHSKTKFVVFFFSSCSGHRHWSVGASTSWDDLGLHEQVDSLGSCQCVYGCFYWKLNYTNKLLKLDMSTMELSTCDLPPDHEDGDIVIVESGEGKVAMFSQLGAGRSVDYYNLLQDGTEKSHEWHIKGTIPLPAQYTSEFYISGPAEGCIFLAGTQKEQDAVHSVFFSLEIKSFKIERVSRKTFAFRYALPYFGFPPSMTLRRIQGYEVVRVLS, from the coding sequence ATGGGAAATTATTTCAAATGGCTTTGGCGTCCCCAAATCTTCCACTCCCTTCAGCTCCGCACCCCAAAACCCtccatccccttcctcccttcGCCGCCTCTGGCGTCGCGGGCTGGCCGGATCCTCCCCTGCCTCGAAGCCACGGAGCCGCCGGATCGCACGCCCCCGGCCCTCACCAGCGGCCTCCGCGCCGACCTCGCCCGCCGGTACCACCGCTCCATCCAACCGCCCCTACTTCTCGGCTTCATCAGCGCCGCAGGCTTCCAACCTGCCGAGGCGCCCCatccctcggccgccgccgcccgcgcggtcGCAGGCGCCGCCGACTTCTCCTTCGACTTCGTCCCTCGCCCCACCAGCTTGAACCACCGCTGGCATCCGTGCGATGTCCGCGACGGCCGTGTCCTCGTCGACTGCAGGCGCTTCAcggaagacgacgacgaggaggagcgctTATCCTTGGACCTCGCGGTGTGCGACCCCTTGTCCAGGCGATACCTGCTGCTGCCTCCCATGACCGATGACCTGCTCGCCTCCGTCGGCCTCCGAAACCAAGACATGTTCAATTCCGGTGCCTCCTTTATCCCTTCTGAAGATATGGAGGACGAGACATCATTCAGTGTGATGTGCTGGATGCATTCCAAGACCAAGTTTGTGGTATTTTTCTTCTCTTCATGCTCTGGCCATCGCCACTGGAGTGTTGGTGCATCTACCAGTTGGGATGATCTAGGCTTGCACGAACAAGTCGACTCGCTGGGTTCATGCCAATGCGTGTATGGCTGCTTCTATTGGAAACTGAACTACACAAACAAGCTGCTCAAGCTTGACATGAGCACTATGGAGTTATCCACATGTGACCTCCCTCCTGATCATGAGGATGGGGATATCGTCATTGTGGAGTCAGGGGAAGGCAAGGTTGCGATGTTTAGTCAACTTGGTGCAGGCAGATCAGTGGATTATTACAACCTTTTGCAAGATGGCACTGAGAAGTCCCATGAGTGGCATATCAAGGGTACCATCCCATTGCCAGCCCAGTATACTAGTGAATTCTACATTAGTGGTCCAGCTGAAGGATGCATTTTTCTAGCAGGCACTCAAAAAGAACAGGATGCGGTACATTCAGTGTTCTTCTCACTTGAGATTAAGTCTTTCAAAATTGAGAGGGTCAGTAGGAAAACCTTTGCCTTTCGCTATGCCCTTCCGTATTTTGGATTCCCGCCATCTATGACTCTAAGAAGAATTCAAGGATATGAAGTGGTAAGAGTTTTATCATAA